ATCGGAACAGCCACAAAACCTCAACTCATTCATCATTTCCGATCATCCATCAACTCCACCGCCGGAAATTATAGATTGGCGGTGTTCAAAGCGTCAGCTTCCTTTTCATCTTCGCCGGCACCGAGAAAACTGATACTTTACTCAAAGCCCGGATGCTGCGATGGCCTCAAAGAAAAACTCGATGCCGCATTCTCTCTCTCCAGCCCCAATTCAATCGGAGACATCGATTTGCAGGTCTCAATTTGAATTTCCACGTTTTTTATCTGTAAATTCACTTCTTGATTGATTCCAAGTGAGGTTCAAAATGCggattttgtgtgtgtgttggcTTTGTCTTGTTTGGAAGAAACAGAAAATGGTGGATTATTCTAAAAGTGATGAGATTTGTAACTGATAGCTTGAGTTTTGATGATTAGAAAACTTGATTTTGGAGCTCAAATCCTTCATGAAGTATGAATCTTGTGAGAGTAATGTGACTTGAGCTTTTGCAGGTGAGGGATATTACGACTAATCCGGATTGGGAGAGGCTTTACCAATACGAGATACCGGTGTTGGCTAGAGTCCGGGAAGATGGCGTGGAGGTTATTTTTTCTTATTGCTTGCATTGATATTGAATCTTGTTTGAATTTGTTGTATTCAAATGGCTGTTAAGCAATCGATTGTTATTTGTTTAGTAGCTTAGTTCGCCAAATTGAGTTGTTAAATCCTTGGATATATCAATATGCTAGAGTAGATTAAAATGGAATGTAGGTGAAGTGAAACAGGGGATTGGAGATAAGATATGTGTCTATTCTGGTACTGGCTTTGGCCTTTGCAGATGGAACGAAACAGCAGTCAAGTAATGCTGCCGCGTTATTGTTTCTTACCTTGGTTTGCTTGTTTGTTTGCTTGAGCTGAATATTGTGGTAATTACTGGACCTATGGTAGATGGAGAAGAAATATAACTTTAGGAATATACGAAGCTTAGAATCTCTGGCGACTCTATAGATGTGGTTGTCCTTTGCGTAGAATATTCTCACAGAGAGAGGGGAGTGCCTtagtttattattttgatgaagTAACTTCAGAGAGAGAGATGCGATACGCACCTCCTTCTACTAGCTAAAGTGTTAGTACATCTGTTTGGTGGAGATCATATTCACTATGGTACCGTTGTAGCCTAGTAGGTAAAGTTGAAGGATAGAGAGACATTACTTTAGACTTTGTTGGAACAAAAAAATGCCTTATTCTCTTATTTTCTTGAAGTACTTTTATTGtagctagagagagagagacgtggTAAGCACTTCCTTGTACTAGCTAAAGTATTGCGTCTGTCCCGTGGAGATCATATTCACTCTAGCAAGGTAGTAGGCGACATTATTAATTTAGGCtttgttgaaataaaaaaattccttAGTTTCTTCTTATCTTGACGTAATTCAGTGTAGCTAGAGAGACATGGACTTCCTTGTACTAGCTAAAGCGTTATGTCTGTCCGGTGGAGATCATATTCACTCTGGTTCCGTGGTAGGTAAACTTGAAGGAGCGAGAGACATTACTTTAGGCTTTGTTgaaacaaattttttttgcCAAAGTTTTCTCGAAGTAACTCTTCATATGGATGCTGTTAAAATAGCTAATTTCTGTCTAGTTCTTGGATGCTGACTTCATACATTTGATGCATCTGTCTTACTTCAGTAACATGTTTCATGCTCTCAATTCACCTCTGCGTTTCTTGATCAATTCCCGGTGACCATGCTATCTGTTACAGGAGACACTCCCAAGATTATCTCCCCGTCTTGGAGTTGAGCTTGTTCAGAAGAAGATAGCAGCCGCATTTGATCAATGAACGGCATACCCTACTGTGATTTGGTCTCTCAAATGATGTAAGAGCTACAAATGTGTAACCTTCATACTTTTACTATGCTTAAGATGATTTGGTGTTTTTTTCAGTTAAAAGCAGATTAATTGATTCTGAATTTCATAGAATGAAATTTCTGAAATAATTGAAACAAATGTATCAAATGTCACATAAAACTCTTGCCCTTTTCTGCACTAAACTCTCTCCTAAATCTTTGGATGTTTGAGTATTGTGTTTGTCTAAATGAGTTTTTTCTTGCGGAAGTATCGCCTCAAATACCACAACTGGAGAGCTGAAACAACGATGCAGAGACCGAGAGACGCCTGGCTGTACTTCGCCACACGAGCGTTTGTTTGAACACTCGCATACCTAATCCCCAAATCCCTGCATGAACACGAACATCAAAATCTAGGCATTCCATTCCGTCCCTTCTCTAACGAAGAAAACGAAGAGCATATGCGATGGATGAATCATCTTACTTGCTCATCAAACGATTCATGTTGTCTTTGATGGCCTGCACATAATCCTGAAGCTTTTTCATCTCAAGATCCAAACCCTACACGAACACGATCATAGTTAGTTTCATTAAATAATCCTCTCACCATTCATAAGTAATGAGTTATGTACCTCAATTTTTTCCTTCTTTGCAACAGAGTCCCAATCCTTAGTAGCAACCCCAGTTTTCCAGTCTAAGCCGACCGTGACTGTGTTACCATTGTGATCGTCATTGTCGACTGTGAGGCATGCTGCGTAGGTCCCTGGCTCGCTGGCCGTGAAGGCGAATCGGCCGTACCCCGACTTCTCTTTCTTATACAGGTTAGATCCGTGTGGGGATGACACCTAACCATGAACACCAACTCTTCATCATACAAACTAGTAGTATTTGATGAAGATCACAAGGTCTTTTCTCCAACTTTCTCTAACTAATATTCTACCAAATTCTCTTTTATTAAGTCAAGATTCATCAGTAACATGACTATATTTGAAAGTTCAATCCAAATTACTGAACCTATAACTATGATCATATCCCAAACGTCCATTAAATAAGTGAATCAGATGCTCCTTCCGCAACAAATAGTATGAGACATAAATTTCAAGTAAAATAATTGGTAGATTTTGGTGGATATATTTTAAAGGGATAAAAAGAATAACTATGGGTCAAAACATGAAATGATACAAATAGTTTCATTAGCGTTTCTTTGTACATTTTGTCATGTGTTTAAATGTCGTCAActcaaaaaaatttcatcattgTATATCATGTTGTGTACCCTATGTAGAAAAAGAATTGACAACATCCAAACATGAAGGGCGGAATGTAATACAATGAAGCTCAAATAAACTAGTGGTATCATTTATataaacttcaaactttttataccaaaataaaacaatattgaaacattttttatgaaaaatacaATAACCCCAAATAGTGAGCGTGTTCGTACAAAAAGATCCATTAAGGAAAAGTTTTATTCATTGTTCAAATTTTATATGCTAATGATTCAAGAACGTATCCTAATTCTCATAAAATCTAACAAAAAAgtcataaatttaattagaaattgaaagaaagagagaCCTTAATGGTGAGGGTTGGATGTATAGTGTAATTATGATCGCCGTCACCGTAGAATGAATGGTAATCGCCCAAAACGACGACGTTAGTCTGCAATTCCTCGTAAACGCACTTCCACCCCGAACTCGGCATGTTCAGCCAAAGGGGAGAAGAGGACGAgcgagagagagggagggagagagagagagagagagagagagagagagagagagagagagagagagagagagagagagagagagagagagagagagagagagagagagagagagagagagagagagaggcttTTTCTTGGTAATTTCTTGGCGACATGTTGCCTCTTGAGAGTCTAACAGACATCAAGATTCAATGCTTCTTTACTGCACTTTGCCCcatccttttttttctcttttaaaaTAACCCTTTTACGGAAAAAAAATGATCTTATTCGTGAGAGATACGTGCACAATAAGTAAAGTAGTAGAAAGAAAgttaaaaattttcataaattgaaATGAGATTTATTTATATGTACAgactaaaaaaatataagacGATTTTTCATAGACGAAAGAATACgattaattttatttctacaaTAAAATATGGAGATCAATGGTTTGAAACACAAACATTTAATAGCCAACAACACCAATATCTGTAAGTTGAGTTCATTTGACCTTTAACAAAACTCAGTCTAAAGGTTAGCTGGCTTgcattattaaatatatttttctgaaaaagaataaagtattgTGATTACTATTTACTACAGTACTATATatattagaattaatattaCTGCCTCgtttcaattaaaaatatacatgtactggATCAAGTACGGAGGGCAACAACTTCCCACACTTccatacatattatttaaatatttgctaGATCGGTTGTCAAGAAACTTAGGTAATTTGCACTTTTAATGATGCTCATTTCATCACATTCGAGATGTCTACTGGTATAAGATTTTAGGAGGAGTTGTTAAATGAATTAAGTATAGAGaaaaaggtagttgaatattttaaatgaggagagaggaagagagagtgatttatttacaaatatAGAAGTGGACATTTTAAATGAGACAAACTTAAAAAGAAAGGTGGACATCTTaagtgattaaaaaaaaaaggtgGACATCTTAAGTGAGACGGAATGACTACTTCTTAATTCCTATAACGTCTCTGTGCATCAAGACGATGAATTATAGCTCAATTGGTATGATGTTTTCTCTCTAACCAATATATCGAAAGTTTGAATTACAATGCAGATAGAACCCATATTGATTATTTCTAAAAGAAtcccaaatataattaaaagatACTACTCTTCTTTTGATAATAGGCCATTTTTATTAGTTCATccgtaaaaatttcattttacttttactataatatataaatgataagtagactCGTTATGGTGCCTGCTAACTTATAACTTGTAACAATTTATTTGCCAcatcattttatactatttttttatttattataaattataaatagacTCGTTATACTATTTGCCAcgtcattttatactattttttttaacctttaaacttaaaaaacaaaaaagtgaGCTCCTTATTCTACACATAAAACatccaaaaaattaaattaatcaaataaTTATAACTCGTGTGAGTCGACATATAATAAGAAAATtgtggagggagagagagtatatatacaataattacaataaaatttaaatctaTCAAGTGAAATTCCTAGTAGTTTCCAAGAAGCTAGCCCTTTAGCATGTGAGTGGGCTTTATACAAAATAATGCTGTCAGCCACCTGAAAACATACCAAACAGCaactcaaaataaattaaaatttaattaacgTGACTAGTTGGGGTTTTAGTTGATTTAGTGAAGATTATTGAATGATTCCCTCACTTAATAATAGCTTGTGTTCCCATTTGTGTTTACTAGGAAGCAAAGGTGTACGGATCGCCCGACACTTTCCTCCTTAAACATGTTCTTAACTTGACAATTATGATCATCAAATTCATTTAAATACTaagtatatagtagtataataaaTTAAGTACATATCTTTGTTGGTTGAGaaacaaatcaaattattaGCATATGCATTGAGCTTTAGAGTGATCTCATTTTTAAAGTAGTTAATGTTTACATTTCAATATTTAAGTCTTGTTTTAAATAAGATTCAACTAGAGATTTTTAACCAAATGAATAATACTATCCGTCCCAGAGTAATTGTAACATTTTGGAGATGACACGTCGTTAAGCGTGTTAAATATAGAGAGAAAACGGTAACTAACAATGAAGAGACATAAAAAGTTGAATGTGTTTATAatagtttattttttaataaagaggaatgtgctttttttttttagaGAAAAGGAAAGTGTCACATTTACTAGAAGAATGAATTATATATGAAATATAAtgatataacaaaatttaaagaaaaaatttaaatcatgttataaagCTAGGATTGACGAATTTACTATGAATAAAAAATGTTTTGCCCTTGGTAAAGTGTTTTAATTACAAGTAGGATCTTATTTGCAACAAAGTTCATATATCGAAATTTAAATAGTAGatgtatttattttcttttatacaaAAACGTAAAATCACTCGATGATCTCcattaaatttcatttaattttattattagtttagAATTTAGAATTGTTGACTGAAATAGTTATGGCAACTTGTTTGAAAGAAAATCACGTAACGCGTCATTTGTAAAACCAATCCTATTTATAGGGCACTAAGTTGTCCTTACAttgataatataaatatttatagttGAGGTTGTTTAAGGATGTCTTTTTACTTCAATTTTTGTGTTTCGTTTACAGTTTTTCTTCAATTACTGATTTGGAATAGCGCGTTTGTTTTCATATATACGCTGACTTCGTTGTTTTATATActgtttttattttgaattggtTCTATATCATACTACGATGTTTGTCATTTCATGTCTCGAGCATTTGTATGGCATCCCAAAAAATTAGTCTTTTGGATTTATGTTTTGGGTATTTGGCCCTGTATTTCTACTCACAATAAATGTCACCAACTTAATTTGTTTATCATTACTATCCCAATGACACCATTTATGTCCCTGACGTATGCAGTATGCTAAATGAATTTTGCTAGGTATTTTCacaattcataatttataagtagatattaaaatattcatgtaCATTGCACCTGCACATTGTGCATAATAGTTTggataaaattttataaaatattgcaTCCCTAATAATGTTAAATTTTCAGAAATGTACATGCATTTATACAgtcatatataaaaaaatatctatATACATACCATCAAACTTTCTATGAAATTTTTTATGCCGCCAATAAATTTTCTATGtacatagtactagtatttattttgtttttcttttcattttgataTTAATTATACTTTAATCTCATAAATTAATGTGACACCAATtttaaattacataaaaaagtTCAATTTATATTTAAGTTCAAATTGATGAATAAAGAGCggtttattttatgtaaattgTAAGTTTTAGTATCCTTATAACAATTTATgagtattaaaataataaataacatTGTAAAAAATGGCAATGTAAACTAAATGAATATGTGttacataaatattaaatataccAAGAGACATTAGATCAAACAAAAACTAATTTCAGATATATCAGTTATTCACCATCAATAGTCTTGGGGTAGTACGAGTTTTATtgataaatcataaattatatAGAGAGTAAAAATGGTTAAATATTACAAGTTGAAATGAATGAATATAAAATAGAGGGGAAAAAGTAGAAAATGGAGAGAAAAAGTGCAGGACAAtgtttccaaaaatagaatgatactttattTTAGACGGAGTAAACTAAAAAATGAacagaaaaaatataaatacaaatattttcAATCATAAATTCATTACTTTGATGAATAGAATAAATTCGTACTTATGAATTCAAATCTCATAGACAATgaaatatcaattttttaaattcttcATTTCCACTATAAATTCACTATGCTCTCACAATAACAAACCATAATATTTGATATATTCCATTcgtttcaaaaaaaattacactatttacttttattattttgatctgTATatgtaggcatgcacaaaccgacccggcccggcggttaaccgccgattCGGGCctgccggttcatgaaccggaaccgggcccggaaccgccgggttgaaccggcagaagggttgaagggtcggaagggccggttcaggttcggcaatatattgaacctgaaccggcggttcaaaaccggcggttcggcggttcgaaccgccggttcaaagggttaaACAGTGTGtcgtaggttaggggttcgtagggttcgcgtaggggtttaggatagccgttggaaccggcggtttgcggggtaaaccgccggtttgagggGTAAACCGTCGGTTtgtcggggtaaaccgccggttcgggagcccaagtcctttttcttttatttcttttttttcccattaattcctactttaaaaatatgcaaatacaattacataattgtatttgtatatactctagtcgatgaattatatatacggctaaatgagggaaactttt
This sequence is a window from Salvia splendens isolate huo1 chromosome 5, SspV2, whole genome shotgun sequence. Protein-coding genes within it:
- the LOC121802207 gene encoding uncharacterized protein LOC121802207 → MAVRIAIGTATKPQLIHHFRSSINSTAGNYRLAVFKASASFSSSPAPRKLILYSKPGCCDGLKEKLDAAFSLSSPNSIGDIDLQVRDITTNPDWERLYQYEIPVLARVREDGVEETLPRLSPRLGVELVQKKIAAAFDQ
- the LOC121802588 gene encoding transmembrane emp24 domain-containing protein p24delta4-like; translation: WLNMPSSGWKCVYEELQTNVVVLGDYHSFYGDGDHNYTIHPTLTIKVSSPHGSNLYKKEKSGYGRFAFTASEPGTYAACLTVDNDDHNGNTVTVGLDWKTGVATKDWDSVAKKEKIEGLDLEMKKLQDYVQAIKDNMNRLMSKDLGIRYASVQTNARVAKYSQASLGLCIVVSALQLWYLRRYFRKKKLI